From a region of the Dickeya poaceiphila genome:
- a CDS encoding chloride channel protein → MSEIMSQRIRFIVALLSTGILAGIGGLLLALLLHTIQHLAYGYSLDHIISEESFLQGVSAAAPIRRVIVLLLCGLVAGLGWYALYRYGRRLVSITAALQAEKPDMPVKETIIHVLLQITTVALGSPLGREVAPRELGALAATHLCHALRMTPEDTRLLIACGAGGGLAAVYNVPLGGALFVVEVLLARVHIKTSLAALLTCSLATLVARIGLGDEYQYHLSLPLDVSGNLTVWALLTGPLFGGAAWLFVRLTRHARQHSPQNARLIITNLLNFALLGLLVIILPQLAGNGKGPAELSFTSQLSVSMALLLLGCKVLVQWSSLRAGAQGGLLTPGLANGALLAIALGGIWSWFFPHNQPGAYAVIGAAAFLATSMKMPITSLVLIMELTRINNDFFVPMALCIAGAVSTNALIEKKYRD, encoded by the coding sequence ATGTCCGAAATAATGTCCCAGCGTATTCGTTTCATCGTTGCGCTACTGTCAACCGGCATACTCGCCGGCATCGGTGGTCTGTTGCTGGCGCTGTTGCTCCATACCATTCAACATCTGGCCTATGGTTATAGTTTGGACCATATCATTAGCGAAGAAAGTTTTTTACAAGGCGTCTCGGCAGCAGCACCCATCCGACGCGTTATTGTGTTGCTACTCTGTGGTCTGGTAGCAGGACTGGGGTGGTATGCACTCTATCGCTATGGTCGTCGTCTGGTGAGCATTACCGCGGCATTACAGGCAGAAAAGCCAGATATGCCGGTAAAAGAGACGATAATCCACGTTCTGCTACAAATTACTACCGTCGCGCTTGGATCGCCGCTGGGACGAGAAGTCGCACCGCGAGAGCTGGGAGCACTGGCTGCCACCCATCTCTGCCATGCGTTGCGCATGACCCCGGAGGATACCCGGCTGTTGATAGCGTGTGGCGCCGGGGGTGGACTGGCGGCAGTCTATAACGTACCGCTTGGCGGCGCGCTGTTTGTGGTTGAAGTCTTGCTGGCGCGAGTTCACATTAAAACCAGTTTGGCGGCGCTGTTGACCTGCTCGCTGGCGACGCTGGTGGCGCGCATCGGTCTGGGCGATGAATATCAATACCACCTCAGCCTGCCGCTGGATGTCTCTGGCAACCTGACCGTATGGGCGCTGCTCACCGGGCCACTCTTCGGGGGAGCCGCCTGGCTGTTCGTCCGCCTCACCCGTCATGCCCGCCAACACTCACCACAAAACGCCCGTCTCATCATCACCAACCTGCTCAACTTCGCATTGCTGGGTTTGCTGGTCATCATCCTGCCGCAACTGGCGGGTAACGGCAAAGGCCCGGCAGAACTGAGTTTCACCAGCCAGTTGTCGGTATCCATGGCGTTGTTGCTATTAGGATGCAAGGTGTTGGTGCAATGGAGTAGCCTGCGCGCTGGCGCTCAGGGCGGCTTGCTGACCCCCGGTCTGGCCAACGGTGCATTGCTGGCGATAGCGTTGGGCGGCATCTGGTCGTGGTTCTTCCCACACAACCAGCCGGGCGCTTACGCCGTCATTGGCGCAGCAGCGTTTTTGGCAACCTCAATGAAAATGCCGATCACCAGTCTGGTGTTGATCATGGAACTGACCCGCATCAACAACGATTTTTTTGTGCCGATGGCGCTGTGTATTGCCGGAGCGGTCAGCACTAATGCGCTGATTGAAAAAAAATACCGTGATTGA
- a CDS encoding metallophosphoesterase — protein MTSDQQPSTYQRITGADWRHIFVVGDIHGCYQQLMVTLEQAGFDTDRDLLVSVGDIIDRGDENLACLDLLQQRWFRAVRGNHEQMALDALNDTGRIALWRANGGDWFFRLTGERQALARQLLAQAAQLPYVIEIETVTGKRTVVAHADYPAERYRYGQPLSWTQVLWSRQRVSRAMAGIGGPIIGADRFLFGHTPLRQILRCWNVQYIDTGAVFGGELTLCRIQDGISP, from the coding sequence ATGACGAGCGACCAACAACCGTCAACCTATCAGCGCATTACAGGCGCTGACTGGCGTCATATTTTTGTCGTGGGCGATATACACGGGTGCTATCAGCAACTGATGGTAACGCTGGAACAGGCTGGGTTTGATACCGACCGAGATCTGCTGGTATCCGTAGGCGACATCATTGACCGCGGGGACGAAAATCTCGCTTGTCTTGATTTGTTGCAGCAGCGCTGGTTTCGTGCGGTACGCGGCAATCATGAGCAAATGGCGTTGGACGCACTTAACGATACCGGGCGCATTGCCCTGTGGCGAGCCAATGGCGGCGACTGGTTTTTCCGGTTGACTGGCGAGCGTCAGGCATTGGCACGGCAGTTGCTGGCTCAGGCGGCACAGTTGCCCTATGTCATCGAGATTGAGACTGTGACCGGCAAACGCACCGTGGTGGCTCATGCCGATTACCCGGCGGAACGCTATCGGTATGGTCAGCCGCTATCCTGGACACAGGTGTTATGGAGCCGACAGCGTGTCAGCCGGGCGATGGCGGGTATCGGCGGACCAATTATCGGTGCAGACCGTTTTCTGTTCGGGCATACACCATTGCGTCAGATCCTGAGATGCTGGAATGTGCAGTATATCGATACCGGCGCTGTATTTGGCGGTGAATTGACGCTATGCCGAATTCAGGATGGTATTAGCCCATAA
- a CDS encoding methyl-accepting chemotaxis protein: MRNNQPVTQREYVFDKDATLMSVTDVDGHIVYANDAFIQVSGFDPDEIDGQPHNVVRHPDVPAEAFRDMWQTLEQQEPWTALVKNRRKNGDHYWVRANAVPIVRHGRTTGYMSVRTQPSRQEVDAAEKLYQTMQSAQGNNLKLEKGVLFRTGLTGLFSRLNFISMRWRLRGLIALAALISYIVFWAIHGSFDTGFYSTSAFMTGMMLLLDGLLEWQLIAPVEMVKRQALDIATGNVNTIDYGNRADEIGTIQRAIGQLGLMFRWLVDDISMQVLNIRSASDDLAHGSEDMSDHAERTAANVQQTAAAMNEINTTVQTNTTTTREASQQAETACDAAISGGRVIGEMEKTMDSIVASSEKIAGITSIIDNIAFQTNILALNAAVEAARAGEQGKGFAVVAGEVRSLAQRSASAANEIKQLIESSVAQVRYGSTHVRDAGDSTQNIVARVNSVSELISHIADSTKEQTVGLSEIGRAVEELEQITQQNASQVSACAQASDQLRQQAHRLEQALHVFR, encoded by the coding sequence ATGCGCAACAACCAGCCAGTCACACAAAGGGAATACGTTTTTGATAAGGATGCCACACTCATGTCGGTCACCGACGTAGACGGTCATATTGTTTATGCTAACGACGCCTTTATTCAGGTCAGTGGTTTCGATCCTGACGAAATTGATGGGCAACCACATAATGTTGTTCGCCACCCGGATGTACCGGCTGAAGCCTTCCGTGACATGTGGCAAACACTAGAGCAACAGGAGCCCTGGACAGCGCTGGTTAAGAACAGGCGCAAGAACGGCGATCACTACTGGGTACGGGCCAATGCCGTGCCGATTGTGCGCCATGGCCGCACGACCGGTTATATGTCGGTCCGAACCCAACCTTCGCGTCAGGAAGTGGATGCAGCGGAAAAGCTCTATCAGACGATGCAAAGCGCTCAGGGTAACAATCTGAAGTTAGAAAAAGGGGTGCTGTTTCGCACCGGCCTGACCGGACTCTTTTCACGCCTGAATTTTATCTCCATGCGCTGGCGACTACGGGGGCTTATCGCGCTGGCGGCGTTAATCAGTTATATCGTGTTCTGGGCGATTCATGGCAGTTTTGACACCGGTTTTTATAGCACCAGTGCGTTTATGACCGGCATGATGCTACTGCTGGATGGTTTACTGGAATGGCAGTTAATCGCCCCGGTCGAAATGGTCAAACGGCAAGCGTTAGATATCGCTACCGGCAACGTCAACACTATTGATTATGGCAATCGCGCCGATGAGATTGGCACCATCCAGCGCGCTATCGGGCAGTTGGGGCTAATGTTTCGCTGGCTGGTGGATGACATCAGTATGCAGGTGCTGAATATCCGCTCCGCCAGCGACGACCTGGCCCACGGCAGTGAAGACATGAGCGACCATGCCGAACGCACCGCCGCGAATGTGCAGCAGACCGCCGCCGCCATGAACGAAATCAATACCACCGTACAAACCAACACCACCACCACCAGAGAAGCCAGCCAGCAGGCTGAAACCGCCTGTGATGCCGCCATCAGCGGCGGTCGGGTAATTGGCGAAATGGAAAAAACCATGGACAGTATTGTCGCCAGTTCGGAGAAAATCGCCGGTATTACCTCGATCATCGATAACATCGCGTTTCAAACCAACATACTGGCCCTGAACGCGGCGGTAGAAGCCGCACGCGCCGGCGAACAAGGGAAAGGATTTGCCGTTGTGGCTGGTGAAGTGCGTAGTCTGGCACAACGTAGCGCCAGCGCCGCCAATGAGATCAAGCAGTTGATCGAGTCCAGCGTGGCGCAGGTTCGTTATGGGTCAACCCACGTCAGGGATGCGGGCGACAGCACACAGAACATCGTGGCCAGGGTAAATAGCGTCAGTGAGTTGATTTCGCATATTGCCGATTCAACCAAAGAGCAAACCGTCGGGCTGTCTGAAATAGGCCGGGCAGTAGAAGAACTGGAACAGATTACCCAACAAAATGCATCCCAGGTAAGCGCCTGTGCACAGGCATCAGACCAGCTCAGGCAACAAGCACATCGGCTGGAACAGGCATTACACGTATTCCGATAA